A stretch of the Tannerella serpentiformis genome encodes the following:
- the aroC gene encoding chorismate synthase produces the protein MNTFGNNYRLTTFGESHGTAIGGIIDGCPAGIEADTAFIQSELNRRRPGQSALTTSRNEPDTVEFLSGLYEGRTTGTPIAFLVRNRDQHSKDYDAMRNLYRPSHADYTYQMKYGIRDPRGGGRSSARTTIAQCVGGAVAKLALQPEGITVRAYTSQVGRIRLDGTYRDYDLTLTETNAVRCPDARKAAEMEALIRRVKEQGDTVGGVITGVITGVPVGLGEPVFGKLHAALGAAMLGINAVKGFDYGDGFDAPLYLGSEHNDTFCNDHGRIATRTNYSGGIQGGISNGEDIYFRVAFKAVATLLREQQTVDRDGRETIINAKGRHDPCVLPRAVPLVEAMAAMTMLDYLLLMKSR, from the coding sequence TCGACGGTTGCCCCGCCGGCATTGAGGCGGATACGGCCTTCATTCAAAGCGAACTCAACCGCCGTCGGCCGGGACAGTCCGCACTGACTACCTCACGCAACGAACCCGACACGGTCGAGTTCCTTTCCGGGCTTTACGAGGGCCGAACGACCGGTACACCCATCGCCTTCCTCGTCCGCAACCGCGATCAGCATTCGAAAGACTACGACGCCATGCGCAACCTCTATCGCCCGTCGCACGCTGACTATACCTACCAGATGAAGTACGGCATCCGCGATCCGCGCGGCGGTGGACGCAGCTCGGCACGCACCACCATAGCGCAATGCGTCGGCGGTGCCGTGGCTAAGCTCGCCCTGCAACCCGAGGGCATCACCGTCCGCGCCTATACCTCGCAGGTGGGGCGTATCCGCCTCGACGGCACGTATCGCGATTATGACCTCACGCTCACCGAGACGAACGCCGTGCGGTGTCCCGACGCACGCAAGGCGGCCGAGATGGAGGCACTGATCCGTCGCGTCAAGGAGCAGGGCGACACGGTGGGCGGCGTCATCACGGGCGTCATCACGGGCGTGCCCGTTGGACTCGGCGAGCCTGTCTTTGGCAAGTTGCACGCCGCGCTCGGGGCCGCTATGCTCGGCATCAACGCCGTGAAGGGCTTCGACTACGGCGACGGCTTCGACGCCCCCCTCTACCTCGGTTCGGAACACAACGACACCTTCTGCAACGACCACGGCCGTATCGCCACCCGTACGAATTACTCGGGCGGCATACAGGGCGGCATCTCCAACGGCGAAGACATCTATTTCCGTGTTGCCTTCAAGGCTGTGGCCACCCTGCTGCGCGAGCAACAGACGGTCGATCGTGACGGACGCGAGACCATTATAAACGCGAAAGGACGCCACGATCCGTGCGTCCTTCCCCGTGCCGTGCCGCTCGTCGAGGCGATGGCGGCAATGACTATGCTGGATTATTTATTGCTCATGAAGAGCCGTTGA